The region TACGAAGCCATTGAGGCCTACCAGCTTCAGGTACTTGCGACAGATAAGATGGTGTTGGATCAGACTGCTGCCGAAACGCTTCCGACTCGTACGGTGGGAGAGGATCAGAAGCAGAGATTCGCCCAGAGACGAATCGGGTGGGTAAGTGCGTTGTAACGCGCGGAACGTCCGAGAGTACCACATGGCGTGCGATATCCAAAGTAATCTCTGGCGGCTCGATAGGCTCATCTCCTTCAGGTAGCGTATCCGCCACCTCCACAAGAAGGGAAACCACTTCGGGGGTATTCCAAAGATCCTTGGTCCGCACAATATAAAGCTCGGTGAACAGTTCGTGGCCGTCAGTTGGGGGTAGTTTACCCCAAATGCGCTTCGGCATCGGTTGAATATCGAGCTCCTGCGCCAGCTTGCAGAATACCCATGGATACCGAGACATTGCTAAATGCATCTGCTCTCGACACTCCTTAGGCTTGTTTAGTCGCAGATATGCTAGTGCTAGGGAGCACTGAATGTTGGGGAGATATTCCCACTCCTTGGAAAGCCTAGTTTGCGTGCATAAATCAATGAAATGTGACCACTCTCTGCCGCGCAGCGCCAAATTGTCGATCATAAACCTCATGCAGTAAGGATCCTTTGGATCCAAGCTCAGTAACAGCTTAGCCCATTCATATGCTGTTCTCCAGGTGCCCTTCATTCCTAGGTTGGCGATATATCTCCAGCCGACAAGCCACAGCTCGCGGTTCTCTGAATAGGCAAAGTTAAGCCGAGCCCTGCCTTCTTTAAGTCGATTTCCGAAAGATGAGTGGACGGACCGACCAAAGTTGAAGAGAGCTCGTTCGAGGAGATCGGCAGATACAGCATGGTCACCTTGGTGCTTTGCTATCTCCGATACCTGAAGAAGAGTTGAAATGTGGTAAGGGTTGTactggagaaggtgaatcATCCTTTGTGGATCCATTGACTCCACGCAAAGGTCGAACTGCCTTTGAACATCTTGGTACGCAGTATTATGAAGGAATTTGTAGATGGCTGCGCCGTTTGTGAGGGATTCTGTCAACTCCATCCCAAGACCGCCGCTGGGGGCCCGCGGCCATTCATCTTTGGCCTGGAACAAAATGTTGCGCCGTTGTGTAACACCAGCTAGACTGTGACCCCTGCTTGCTGGGCTGTATCTGCCCGTCAGAGCGCGGCCCAGATCTATAGTTTCTCGAGCCCGATCTCGCCTACGACCCGACCCCGAATCTGCCTGATCGAAGTTTTCCAACACAACATTGCCAAATAACTTTCGCATCTCATTCGTCGCATTTAGCGACTTAGAATCAATGTGCAGAAAGTCCTCTGGTATCCTCGGGAAAGAATCATCAAGGGTACGCTCGGGTGTTTCGACCGTGGTTTCTCCTTTCGACTGTACAGCCAACTCCTTCAATACTCGGTCAATATCGTCCAGATCCTTGTCGTTGGATTCCTCTTCTGTAGGTTCTTGCTTCGCCgcatttttcttcttcttgtttttccctttcttcttttttttctttccagagTCCGTCGTTGCTGAAGGCGTTACTTCCTGTGTCGATGGAACTACCGGGGCGGCCACCTCGCTCTCTGACTGCTGTTCGTCATtgtcatcctcctcctcctcgtcgtttGTTGCATTCAAAAGATCAAATGCATTTAGCTTCGGTTTTGATGGTCTCGATACTGgctcgtcatcttcgctAGAATCTTGGGGCTCTTGTTCCGCTTGCTTGAACTCTTGTTCACGCAGCTTTTGCAGCTTGCGAATCGCACGGGAGGACATTCAGGATAATCGGCGGGGTTATAGGCTATGACGGTCTCTAATCTGAGAATTATAGACACAGAATATTAGCTGTCGTCTCTCGAGGTTAGAATCTGCCAGACAGGCTTGGAAATTTCAGGAATAAACTTGGGTAGAGAATCTTTAATTTGTGACTGCGGGGATGACGACAGTGGACGGCGACCCAGTTGGGTTTAGTGCGGAGTACCTCAAATCTGTAATATTGATAccgtatttatatatctgcCGTATTTTTATACACCGCCTCGCTGGCGTTGCGTCTCCACCAACGATTATGACTGCCTGAATGCCTGGGGCAGCGACAGGACGAACGACACCGAGCCTCGTCCGCCTCTCCTTTATACATCGTCCTTAACGGCCTAGAGTTGGTGGGAGTCTCGGTTTTTCTATCCCTCTGTCCCATATAGCTGGCTCAATGCGTCGTGCAGCTATTCAAGCGTTCCGTACTGCTCGTCGTGCGCCAATATGGCGGGTTGCCGGTAAGAAACCGCCCGCTATATCGTTCACAAGCAGCCAATCTGTCAACCTCCGGCCCTACTCCTCGGCCAAATATCCTGCCatcctttcctcttctctacAGTCCTCGATGCATCTTCGAACCTTTTCTGTCGCAGTCATCTCGACAGTAGTCGCTTCCGGAGCCTGGTACGCTTATCAGGGCGACAGTTCCCAAACACCAGCAGCCGCCGGTACGTCGTCCTCGCAGTTCCGGTTGTTTACAACAACCGCACACGCCGAACAACCCACAGAGCCAACGCGCCGTGCTCTTCTAGTGGATAACGACCAATTCTATACCGCGACGCTTTCTGGCGAGCAACCATTGCAAAAGAACACTGACGACTCTGACCGCCGACTTCTAGAAATGCTCACGCCCGAGCAAGCGACACAGAAGCTGAGGAAGAATGAGGAATCATACTCGGTGAATCGGGGAAAGGGGGTTGTTCGCTATGATGTCGTTCAGGTACCGAGCAATTCTCCCATTGAAGACGACCATGCGGAGAAGATAGTCGAAGTGCCTGCGTCCACAGCTGCGGCCAACGAAGGTCAATCCAGCAGTGACTGGATGTTTTGGGCAGTGTTCGATGGTCATTCGTAAGTTTCCAACTCATTATGTTGCTCTGTACCCCTGCTGACTAGCACCTTGATAGTGGTTGGACAACATCTGCCAAATTGCGCAATGTTCTCATTTCATACGTTGCTCGGGAGCTGAACAGTACATACAAGTCTGCAGCCTCCGACCCATCGCTCGTTTTACCGTCATCTGCAGCTGTTGATGCCGCCATCAAGCAAGGCTTCGTTCGTTTAGATAACGATATTGTCCACAGCAGTGTCGACCAGGTCTTCAAGTCCAATTCGCGCCGCGCTGCAGCCGAATTGCTCGCACCTGCTCTTTCCGGCTCTTGTGCTCTCCTTGCGTTCTATGACTCGCAGAGTAAAGATCTGAAGGTCGCATGTGCGGGAGATTCTCGGGCCGTCTTAGGCCGTCGCAGTGAGAATGGAAAGTGGTCAGCAACTCCGCTCTCAGAAGATCAGACAGGTGGCACACCCTCTGAAATGAAGAGGTTGCGCGAGGAACACCCTGGCGAGCCTAATGTGGTACGGAACGGACGAATCTTGGGCCAGTTGGAGCCTTCTCGTTCCTTCGGTGACGCCTTCTACAAGTGGTCCAAGCAGACTCAAGACAAGATTAAGCGACAGTTCTTTGGTCGCACTCCCCATCCCCTGTTGAAGACGCCACCTTATGTTACCGCTGAGCCTGTGATCACAACAACCAAAGTTGAACCTACCCAAGGTGACTTCGTCGTACTCGCAACCGACGGACTCTGGGAGATGTTAAGCAACGAAGAAGTAGTCGGCTTAGTTGGCCAGTGGATCGAGGAGCAACAAGCCGGATCCGGCAACAAGAGCTGGGTACGGAGTCTGTTCAGctcccaaccccagctgCCCGTCGAAACACCACAGGAGACGACTACAGATGGCCAGCGCCGCCCCAtccgccagcagcagtatGATATCTCTGGCGCTGCCAACCgcttcgtcgtcgaagaTAAGAATGCTGCCACCCATCTCGTCCGCAACGCGATGGGTGGAAAGGATAAGGACATGCTCTGCGCTTTGCTAACCCTTCCAAGCCCCTACTCCCGAAGATACCGGTAAGATCACCCCCATTCCCTAATCATTATAGGCAAAATATTCTAACAGAATGCCAGTGATGACGTAACCGTTGAAGTTATTTTCTTCGGCGACAGCCCCGACAGCCGCACGGTCTCAGTCAACGAAGAAGCTAGTGCATCCGAAGAGAACGTGAAGGCTAAACTCTAAGCAACATAATACCCAAATCTATTTCAAAGTCTTGCAAGAACTACCTTGGGCCCTCTTCTGTTCTTTCTCTTTAGAAAGAATTTCAGAATTTGGTATCTTCGAGACGCCGCTCAGCCGACTCAGTTGCAGGGCAAAGTCTCACGGCGTTTTCCTCGGGTTTGAAGAACTGTATTTACACATCTGTTTGTTATCTCAGGCCATTTAGCTAGCTAGGCTAAAATTTCATTCGTTTCTACCTTTGGAAACTGAGAACATAAAAGTAAAGCAAGTATTCTAATTAGTACCCAGTGAAGTGGTGACTGGCGAGTGAATTTCTATTTATTGATATCACGTGAGTCATAGCAAGGTGACTGCCACGTGATTGGCCATGCCCTGAATCATAACAGATTTACTGAAAGGCAGAATCACTGCCTACTCTTTCTCTTTATAGCTTAGCAGTAACAAGTAGGTGCTGTATACAGAGGGATTCCTTTCATGCCATGACATAGAAAGTGCTGGGAAAGTTAAATTGATGTAAACCCTTTGAAATACAATTTAGGATATTCTTGAATAAACAAGCAGAACTTTCTGTTTTATGCCACTGAACAGTCGCATCAGTGTAAGCAGGGCGAGGCATTTTTAGGCAGGAAATATAATGCACTCCCTCTATTTCATATCCTCTCACTATCAAGCTagcccctcctcccaataTACCCACAGATTCCCCTGCTTTCCTTTCCAACTTTCAATTGAACGTCTTTTGGTTTGGTACCATTCTTTTCTGCACAGGACATCTTGTTGGCTTTGCTGGTGTTAGATTGTTCGGCGTTTTGGGTGCCATTTGACGAGGCCCATCTGAGAGCTTCGGGTATTTGTGTTGTCGTTTGCTGAGCTTGAAGTGACTGGCGTTTCATCAGAAACTGAGGTGTTGTCGCTTGTATCCCAAAATAAGGGTATCGTCTCTGAAGGTATGTCGCGATATCGTAACCCCGTGTTGTTGTGGTATTCAATTGACCAAGCTTCAGCTGCCCGCCATGTCATTCTCAAACCATCATAACGAGGAAATCAACcaggccgaagaggaggcagaggccgAGGAGCAAGAGATCGATTACGAAGGAACGCTCGATGTGACCATCCATCAAATGAATTGCTTATTGGACGAAGTCACGGGCTTTAGTGTTCGCAGAAACGGTGATGGCGACGTTATTCCTGGCTCAATGAGTACTTTCGAGGCCGACCAGGAATCAATTGAAAGAGCCGTTGAAGCAGCCGCTAATGCCACTGGAGCCCACAGAAGACGCCGTCGCTTGACTCCTGTTAGGCCTCCACGTTCACCCCGGGAAATCCATACTTGGGATGAACTGGTGCAAATGCTTCCGATTTCTCACATCGAGAGAGAGCGCCAAGCTGCGGAAATCCCTTCGGCACGGGAACTAGATAACGAACTAGACCCGTCAACCAGTCCAAGTGCTTGGGAACCGTACATCGAGTATTTTCTCTGGGCATGCCGTGGGAATGTACCATTAATCGCCGATCACCTGCAGGCCATCTTTGGCTTCAATCCTCCTATTGACGAAACCGATGTTGCGGCAAGGCTTGACGGTGTTAACGCGTACAAACAGATTACCTTTCTGCGCAAGTATCTCCCTGGCGAGACCCACTCCTTGCAGCGAGCAGAGGCCCGGGGTGTAATCTATGAAGCCGATATAGCACACCCTGATGTCCGCATGGGATCCCAGATACTAGACCTGAGGCAGTTAGACTCGGGACATCCGGAATATGTTCAGCCCATCCTGCCTTGCTGGGCGCCACGCAGTTGGAATAGGAAAGACGATGCTTTTGCCGCCTTGTATTTGGGCGAGCATCCGGCTGTGTTTCAACGCGAATACAGCTGGACGCTCTCGGACATTCCCAGTATCGAATTCATTAGCATTAGAATGGCTCAGATCCCGCACTTGAATCTCAGTTGGGCGGAGTTGGAGGCAGCGAAAGAGCGACGGGACTTTTATGCCACAACATTCCCAGAAAACTTTCCAAACGAGAACACCCGGCCTGCGATTCCAGCTGAATGGAACTTCTTCTGAATTATTTTCCTTTTCGAcccatttctctttttgccCCTAAGACTGTTAACCCTCTGGCTTTGAAATGATATTTTCTTGGCGTCTTCACATATCGGTCGTCTTTTCAGGCTTTCTTATCTCCATAGTCGCGAGGTTCGGATTGGATCATTTATCACTTTTGTACTTTTGTCCCTGCGGAGGATATCCCAATGGAAACCGGTCTCCAAGGTTTCAATGACGGGGCGGGGAACATGTATTTCTGAAGAAGATATGTTTGCAAGGTCGCAGTATTTGTGCTGGTAATCCAATAAACCATAAGGGCTGTCGGCATTCCATACAAGTAAGACGCCACGCCGACGTTAAGAGCAAGAGCCTGGATAAACAATCGAAGCCCAATAGTAGAAAGATGCCTCGTCATCTCCAGACGCGGTAAATCGGCAATTTCTTTCATCTTCGGCGCCTTCCACCCAGCACGGACATTAACCAGAACAGACACAGTCAGTATCGCTGGGAGGATGCCCGTCGGGTCGCCTGCTAATAGGTCTGGAAACCAGAGGGCACCTTCTGTTGCAAGTGACGGCTCAACAGCGAGATGAAGCGTGCTAGATcctgatgaagatgacggtTCAAGCCGCGAGAGGAGATATGGGACCAGTCCCGTGTCATTCCCGCTCATGGCCCTAATACTTTCCATGATAGCAATCCAAACAGGCATCTGAAGGAAATTTGCGGCCTTCCAGAACCGGTATACTCCCCAGCGTTGACGGAGGGCTTTATGCTGCTCTTTGAGATTCCTCGTAACCATGGATCCAACTTGAGACGGCAGAAGATCCTTAGAATTGGAACTCCGTACTTGTTTCTGATGGTGCT is a window of Aspergillus puulaauensis MK2 DNA, chromosome 4, nearly complete sequence DNA encoding:
- a CDS encoding transcriptional repressor TCF25 family protein (BUSCO:EOG09260TDY;~COG:S;~EggNog:ENOG410PJK3;~InterPro:IPR006994;~PFAM:PF04910); the protein is MSSRAIRKLQKLREQEFKQAEQEPQDSSEDDEPVSRPSKPKLNAFDLLNATNDEEEEDDNDEQQSESEVAAPVVPSTQEVTPSATTDSGKKKKKKGKNKKKKNAAKQEPTEEESNDKDLDDIDRVLKELAVQSKGETTVETPERTLDDSFPRIPEDFLHIDSKSLNATNEMRKLFGNVVLENFDQADSGSGRRRDRARETIDLGRALTGRYSPASRGHSLAGVTQRRNILFQAKDEWPRAPSGGLGMELTESLTNGAAIYKFLHNTAYQDVQRQFDLCVESMDPQRMIHLLQYNPYHISTLLQVSEIAKHQGDHAVSADLLERALFNFGRSVHSSFGNRLKEGRARLNFAYSENRELWLVGWRYIANLGMKGTWRTAYEWAKLLLSLDPKDPYCMRFMIDNLALRGREWSHFIDLCTQTRLSKEWEYLPNIQCSLALAYLRLNKPKECREQMHLAMSRYPWVFCKLAQELDIQPMPKRIWGKLPPTDGHELFTELYIVRTKDLWNTPEVVSLLVEVADTLPEGDEPIEPPEITLDIARHVVLSDVPRVTTHLPTRFVSGRISASDPLPPYESEAFRQQSDPTPSYLSQVPEAGRPQWLRNLLDQLNNGALHFPRFRANGGEEAGEEGSSDEGLERGEQALPPSGPEGQIVLEHWLLGDGLQSLEGFIRQYGVDRGNWDLEVDYSPLHDYADALNEIEPSSARQALLDGAIREALGPMVVDLLREELEFLRAEDEEE
- the ptcF gene encoding type 2C protein phosphatase ptcF (COG:T;~EggNog:ENOG410PFV7;~InterPro:IPR036457,IPR001932,IPR015655;~PFAM:PF00481;~TransMembrane:1 (i60-80o);~go_function: GO:0004722 - protein serine/threonine phosphatase activity [Evidence IEA];~go_function: GO:0016791 - phosphatase activity [Evidence IEA];~go_process: GO:0006470 - protein dephosphorylation [Evidence IEA]) is translated as MRRAAIQAFRTARRAPIWRVAGKKPPAISFTSSQSVNLRPYSSAKYPAILSSSLQSSMHLRTFSVAVISTVVASGAWYAYQGDSSQTPAAAEMLTPEQATQKLRKNEESYSVNRGKGVVRYDVVQVPSNSPIEDDHAEKIVEVPASTAAANEGQSSSDWMFWAVFDGHSGWTTSAKLRNVLISYVARELNSTYKSAASDPSLVLPSSAAVDAAIKQGFVRLDNDIVHSSVDQVFKSNSRRAAAELLAPALSGSCALLAFYDSQSKDLKVACAGDSRAVLGRRSENGKWSATPLSEDQTGGTPSEMKRLREEHPGEPNVVRNGRILGQLEPSRSFGDAFYKWSKQTQDKIKRQFFGRTPHPLLKTPPYVTAEPVITTTKVEPTQGDFVVLATDGLWEMLSNEEVVGLVGQWIEEQQAGSGNKSWVRSLFSSQPQLPVETPQETTTDGQRRPIRQQQYDISGAANRFVVEDKNAATHLVRNAMGGKDKDMLCALLTLPSPYSRRYRDDVTVEVIFFGDSPDSRTVSVNEEASASEENVKAKL
- a CDS encoding putative mitochondrial export translocase Oxa2 (COG:U;~EggNog:ENOG410PQHW;~InterPro:IPR001708;~TransMembrane:3 (o48-69i250-270o276-294i);~go_component: GO:0016021 - integral component of membrane [Evidence IEA];~go_function: GO:0032977 - membrane insertase activity [Evidence IEA]) translates to MRACHRLPRTVHFQQVRGFHQTRPAPFINEVLDGASAFVHGVHSASHLPWVLSLPLTAFLVRMTVALPLQIFTKVQARKDADLSPILMAWRQHHQKQVRSSNSKDLLPSQVGSMVTRNLKEQHKALRQRWGVYRFWKAANFLQMPVWIAIMESIRAMSGNDTGLVPYLLSRLEPSSSSGSSTLHLAVEPSLATEGALWFPDLLAGDPTGILPAILTVSVLVNVRAGWKAPKMKEIADLPRLEMTRHLSTIGLRLFIQALALNVGVASYLYGMPTALMVYWITSTNTATLQTYLLQKYMFPAPSLKPWRPVSIGISSAGTKVQK